The following coding sequences are from one Triticum aestivum cultivar Chinese Spring chromosome 5A, IWGSC CS RefSeq v2.1, whole genome shotgun sequence window:
- the LOC123103065 gene encoding uncharacterized protein isoform X2 yields the protein MAAMVRACMPLRTPPAAASSTATAPAAPSKPRSNARVLVLGGTGRVGGSTATALSKLRPDLNILIGGRNREKGESLASELGEQSEFVKIDTGNAAMLEKALEDVDLVVHTAGPFQREAECAVLRAAISTKTAYIDVCDDMDYSWRAKAFHEEAKAQGVPAITTAGIYPGVSNVMAAELVSAARSEDGEPERLRFFYYTAGSGGAGPTILATSFLLLGEDVIAYNKGEEIKLKPYSGVLNIDFGKGVRKRDVYLLNLPEVKSAHKFLGVPTVSARFGTAPFFWNWGMEAFAKFLPVELLRDKDKVGKLVKEIDPLVRAIDGIVGERVSMRVDLECSNGRNTIGLFSHRKLSVSVGHSTAAFVQAVLEGSTQPGVWFPEER from the exons ATGGCCGCCATGGTCAGAGCATGCATGCCACTCCGCACCCCTCCTGCCGCCGCGTCCTCCACCGCCACCGCGCCCGCTGCCCCGAGCAAGCCGCGCTCGAACGCCCGCGTCCTCGTGCTCGGCGGCACCGGCCGTGTCGGCGGCTCCACGGCCACCGCGCTCTCCAAGCTCCGCCCCGACCTTAACATCCTCATCGGCGGCAGGAACCG GGAGAAAGGTGAGTCTTTGGCATCTGAGCTTGGCGAGCAATCCGAGTTTGTGAAAATTGATACTGGCAACGCAGCCATGTTGGAGAAAGCGCTAGAGG ATGTGGACTTGGTTGTTCATACTGCTGGGCCTTTCCAGAGAGAGGCTGAATGCGCTGTCCTGCGGGCGGCGATATCGACCAAG ACAGCATATATCGATGTTTGTGATGATATGGACTATTCATGGAGAGCCAAAGCTTTTCAtgaagaagcaaaagctcaaggtGTTCCAGCTATTACAACCGCCGGCATATATCCTGGAGTGAGCAATG TGATGGCTGCTGAGCTTGTGAGTGCTGCAAGAAGTGAAGATGGAGAGCCTGAAAGACTAAG ATTCTTCTATTATACTGCAGGCTCTGGTGGTGCTGGCCCAACAATATTGGCGACAAGTTTTCTGCTTCTTGGGGAGGATGTAATTGCATATAACAAAG GAGAAGAAATCAAATTGAAGCCCTACAGTGGAGTTCTCAACATTGATTTCGGAAAAGGGGTCAGAAAGAGAGATGTTTACTTACT GAATTTGCCTGAAGTGAAGAGTGCTCATAAATTTTTAGGTGTCCCAACTGTCAGTGCTCGATTTGGTACTGCTCCTTTCTTCTGGAATTGGGGAATGGAGGCTTTCGCTAAATTTTTACCTGTT GAGTTGTTAAGGGATAAAGATAAGGTTGGAAAGTTGGTTAAAGAAATTGATCCCCTTGTTCGAGCCATTGATGGCATTGTAGGAGAGCGTGTGTCCATGAGA GTAGACTTGGAGTGTTCGAATGGCCGAAATACTATTGGATTATTTTCTCATAGAAAACTATCTGT ATCGGTGGGCCATTCAACGGCTGCATTTGTTCAAGCAGTTCTGGAGGGAAGCACGCAACCAGGTGTTTGGTTTCCGGAAGAG AGGTGA
- the LOC123103067 gene encoding protein LEAD-SENSITIVE 1 has product MVGVLSNRVGREALAAGDHIYSWRTAYIYAHHGIYAGDGMVIHFTRAVGHEIGTGTFLDKFLFSSSPTTADGPPCEKCGHLIKPQGVIMSCLDCFLDGGSLYLFDYAVSPPFFLAKARGGTCTMALSDAAQLVVHRAKHLLNNGFGMYSLFKNNCEDFAIYCKTELLVETAYSVGRSGQLASLTAAFSAVASSPLRFLTTSASGLAIVTSGMYCVGRYVSDMGVRRDVIKVPVERLVEHWVNNVTPALPQGATQAETATPGGLPELPEEGELAKTATPGGSLELPGESELAKTATLGGSRELPGEGELAKMATPGGLPELPRESELAKTATPGGSLELPGKGGLAKK; this is encoded by the coding sequence GGATATATGCTGGAGATGGAATGGTCATCCATTTTACGAGAGCGGTTGGACATGAAATTGGGACAGGAACATTCTTAGACAAGTTTCTGTTCAGCTCATCGCCGACTACGGCGGATGGCCCTCCTTGCGAGAAATGTGGGCACCTCATCAAGCCTCAGGGCGTCATAATGTCCTGTCTCGATTGCTTCCTGGACGGGGGCAGTCTCTACCTCTTCGACTATGCTGTGTCGCCCCCTTTCTTCCTCGCCAAAGCGCGTGGAGGAACGTGCACTATGGCACTCTCTGACGCTGCTCAGCTTGTTGTCCACCGTGCCAAACACCTCCTCAACAATGGCTTTGGCATGTATAGCCTGTTTAAGAACAACTGTGAGGACTTCGCGATATACTGCAAGACAGAGCTGCTCGTCGAGACTGCTTACAGCGTTGGGCGCAGTGGGCAGCTGGCGTCCCTGACGGCTGCGTTCAGTGCGGTGGCTTCTTCGCCGCTGCGTTTCCTGACAACTAGTGCTAGTGGTCTGGCAATTGTGACAAGCGGCATGTACTGCGTGGGGCGATATGTGTCAGACATGGGTGTTCGCCGTGATGTGATCAAGGTGCCTGTGGAAAGGCTTGTAGAGCACTGGGTGAACAATGTCACTCCTGCTCTTCCTCAAGGGGCCACCCAGGCGGAGACTGCAACACCAGGAGGCTTGCCTGAGCTACCAGAGGAAGGGGAGCTTGCTAAAACGGCAACACCAGGAGGCTCGCTGGAGCTACCAGGAGAAAGCGAGCTTGCTAAAACGGCAACACTAGGAGGCTCGCGGGAGCTACCAGGGGAAGGCGAGCTTGCTAAAATGGCAACACCAGGAGGCTTGCCGGAGCTACCAAGGGAAAGCGAGCTTGCTAAAACGGCAACACCAGGAGGCTCGCTGGAGCTACCAGGCAAAGGGGGACTTGCTAAAAAGTAA
- the LOC123103065 gene encoding uncharacterized protein isoform X1 — protein MAAMVRACMPLRTPPAAASSTATAPAAPSKPRSNARVLVLGGTGRVGGSTATALSKLRPDLNILIGGRNREKGESLASELGEQSEFVKIDTGNAAMLEKALEDVDLVVHTAGPFQREAECAVLRAAISTKTAYIDVCDDMDYSWRAKAFHEEAKAQGVPAITTAGIYPGVSNVMAAELVSAARSEDGEPERLRFFYYTAGSGGAGPTILATSFLLLGEDVIAYNKGEEIKLKPYSGVLNIDFGKGVRKRDVYLLNLPEVKSAHKFLGVPTVSARFGTAPFFWNWGMEAFAKFLPVELLRDKDKVGKLVKEIDPLVRAIDGIVGERVSMRVDLECSNGRNTIGLFSHRKLSVSVGHSTAAFVQAVLEGSTQPGVWFPEEPEGIAIESRKLLLERASQGTTNFVMNKPSWMIETDPKEVILGIYV, from the exons ATGGCCGCCATGGTCAGAGCATGCATGCCACTCCGCACCCCTCCTGCCGCCGCGTCCTCCACCGCCACCGCGCCCGCTGCCCCGAGCAAGCCGCGCTCGAACGCCCGCGTCCTCGTGCTCGGCGGCACCGGCCGTGTCGGCGGCTCCACGGCCACCGCGCTCTCCAAGCTCCGCCCCGACCTTAACATCCTCATCGGCGGCAGGAACCG GGAGAAAGGTGAGTCTTTGGCATCTGAGCTTGGCGAGCAATCCGAGTTTGTGAAAATTGATACTGGCAACGCAGCCATGTTGGAGAAAGCGCTAGAGG ATGTGGACTTGGTTGTTCATACTGCTGGGCCTTTCCAGAGAGAGGCTGAATGCGCTGTCCTGCGGGCGGCGATATCGACCAAG ACAGCATATATCGATGTTTGTGATGATATGGACTATTCATGGAGAGCCAAAGCTTTTCAtgaagaagcaaaagctcaaggtGTTCCAGCTATTACAACCGCCGGCATATATCCTGGAGTGAGCAATG TGATGGCTGCTGAGCTTGTGAGTGCTGCAAGAAGTGAAGATGGAGAGCCTGAAAGACTAAG ATTCTTCTATTATACTGCAGGCTCTGGTGGTGCTGGCCCAACAATATTGGCGACAAGTTTTCTGCTTCTTGGGGAGGATGTAATTGCATATAACAAAG GAGAAGAAATCAAATTGAAGCCCTACAGTGGAGTTCTCAACATTGATTTCGGAAAAGGGGTCAGAAAGAGAGATGTTTACTTACT GAATTTGCCTGAAGTGAAGAGTGCTCATAAATTTTTAGGTGTCCCAACTGTCAGTGCTCGATTTGGTACTGCTCCTTTCTTCTGGAATTGGGGAATGGAGGCTTTCGCTAAATTTTTACCTGTT GAGTTGTTAAGGGATAAAGATAAGGTTGGAAAGTTGGTTAAAGAAATTGATCCCCTTGTTCGAGCCATTGATGGCATTGTAGGAGAGCGTGTGTCCATGAGA GTAGACTTGGAGTGTTCGAATGGCCGAAATACTATTGGATTATTTTCTCATAGAAAACTATCTGT ATCGGTGGGCCATTCAACGGCTGCATTTGTTCAAGCAGTTCTGGAGGGAAGCACGCAACCAGGTGTTTGGTTTCCGGAAGAG CCAGAGGGAATAGCAATTGAATCAAGGAAGCTGCTTCTTGAGCGTGCGTCCCAAGGAACAACAAATTTCGTGATGAACAA GCCTTCATGGATGATAGAGACTGATCCAAAGGAAGTTATCCTAGGAATATACGTGTga